The following are encoded together in the Juglans microcarpa x Juglans regia isolate MS1-56 chromosome 2D, Jm3101_v1.0, whole genome shotgun sequence genome:
- the LOC121250613 gene encoding protein FAR-RED ELONGATED HYPOCOTYL 3-like has product MDIDLRLPSGDHDKEDEPNAIDNILNGDEKLHNGDVEGENMVDVGMDVRVEDGGDLNSPTVDMVVFKEDTNLEPLSGMEFESHGEAYSFYQEYARSMGFNTAIQNSRRSKTSREFIDAKFACSRYGTKREYDKSFNRPRARQNKQDSENVTGRRSCAKTDCKASMHVKRRADGKWVIHSFVKEHNHELLPAQAVSEQTRKMYAAMARQFAEYKNVVGLKNDPKNPFDKGRNSALEAGDAKILLDFFTQMQSMNSNFFYTVDLGEDQRLKNLFWVDAKSRHDYNTFSDVVSFDTTYIRNKYKMPLALFVGVNQHYQFMLLGCALISDESVATFSWLMRMWLKAMGGQAPKVIIADHDKAVKSAVLEVFPDARHCFCLWHILGKVSENFGHVIKQRENFMAKLEKCIFKSWTNEEFEKRWWKFLDRFELKEDEWMQSLYEDRKLWVPTYMKDVCLAGLCTVQRSESVNSYFDKYVHKKTTVQEFVKQYESILQDRYEEEAKADSDTWNKQPALKSPSPLEKSVSGVYTHAVFKKFQAELLGVVACHPKRESQDDNTIITFRVQEFERSQDFFVIYNEMKSEISCICGLYEYKGYLCRHAMIVLQICGLSAIPSQYILKRWTKDAKSKHLLGEELGLVQSRVQRYNDLCQRAMKLSEEGSLSLDSFSYAMGALDEAFGTCVNMNNSSKSLTEAGTSDTHGLLCIEEDNQSRSTGKTNKKKNPTKKRKVNSESDVMTVGAQESLQQMDKVSSRAVTLDSYYSTQQGMQGMVQLNLMAPTRDNYYGNQQTIQGLGQLNSIAPSHDGYYSAPQSMHGLGQMDFFRTPTGFTYGIRDDPNVRAAQLHDDASRHA; this is encoded by the exons ATGGACATAGATCTTAGACTCCCTTCTGGTGACCATGATAAGGAAGATGAACCAAATGCAATCGATAATATCTTGAATGGTGATGAGAAACTGCATAATGGAGATGTAGAGGGTGAAAATATGGTTGATGTTGGAATGGACGTACGCGTTGAAGATGGTGGGGATTTGAATTCTCCCACGGTGGATATGGTAGTGTTTAAAGAGGATACGAATCTTGAGCCTCTTTCTGGTATGGAATTTGAATCTCATGGAGAAGCTTATTCATTCTATCAAGAATATGCTCGGTCTATGGGATTCAACACTGCAATACAAAACAGCCGGCGTTCTAAGACTTCAAGAGAATTTATTGATGCCAAATTTGCTTGTTCTCGATATGGGACCAAGCGAGAGTATGACAAATCCTTCAATAGACCACGTGCCAGACAGAACAAGCAAGATTCAGAAAATGTGACTGGTCGACGGTCATGTGCAAAGACAGACTGCAAAGCAAGTATGCATGTGAAGAGAAGGGCAGATGGAAAATGGGTTATACATAGTTTCGTCAAGGAGCATAACCATGAGCTATTACCAGCTCAGGCTGTTAGTGAACAAACAAGGAAGATGTATGCTGCAATGGCTAGACAATTTGCCGAATACAAAAATGTGGTTGGTCTCAAGAATGACCCCAAAAACCCATTTGATAAAGGTCGGAATTCGGCACTAGAGGCAGGAGATGCTAAGATTCTACTTGATTTTTTTACACAGATGCAAAGTATGAATTCTAACTTCTTTTACACAGTAGATCTGGGAGAAGATCAGCGGCTGAAAAATTTGTTCTGGGTTGATGCCAAAAGTAGGCATGACTATAACACTTTTAGTGATGTAGTGTCATTTGATACTACTTACATTAGAAACAAATATAAGATGCCTCTCGCTCTATTTGTTGGGGTGAATCAACACTATCAGTTCATGTTGCTTGGATGTGCCTTGATATCAGATGAAAGTGTGGCTACATTTTCTTGGTTAATGCGGATGTGGCTGAAAGCAATGGGTGGGCAAGCTCCGAAAGTAATAATTGCTGACCATGACAAAGCCGTTAAATCAGCTGTTTTGGAGGTCTTTCCTGATGCTCGTCATTGCTTTTGTTTGTGGCATATATTGGGGAAGgtttctgaaaattttggtcACGTAATCAAACAGCGTGAAAATTTTATGGCAAAACTTGAAAAATGCATCTTCAAGTCATGGACAAatgaagagtttgaaaaaaggTGGTGGAAATTTCTTGATAGATTTGAACTCAAAGAGGATGAATGGATGCAGTCACTATATGAAGATCGTAAATTATGGGTGCCAACATACATGAAAGATGTGTGTTTGGCTGGGTTGTGTACAGTTCAGCGATCAGAAAGTGTTAATTCCTATTTTGATAAGTATGTGCATAAGAAGACCACTGTTCAAGAATTTGTGAAACAGTATGAATCAATTCTACAAGATCGGTATGAAGAGGAAGCCAAAGCAGATTCTGACACGTGGAACAAACAGCCTGCATTAAAATCTCCTTCACCTTTGGAGAAGAGTGTTTCAGGGGTGTACACACATGCAGTGTTCAAGAAATTTCAGGCTGAGCTTCTAGGAGTAGTTGCTTGTCATCCTAAAAGAGAAAGCCAAGATGATAATACAATCATTACTTTCCGAGTTCAAGAATTTGAAAGGAGTCAAGacttttttgttatatataatgaaatgaaatctgaaatttcctGTATATGTGGGTTATATGAGTACAAAGGTTATCTTTGTAGACATGCAATGATTGTTCTTCAAATTTGTGGCCTTTCTGCCATCCCATcccaatatattttgaaaaggtGGACAAAAGATGCAAAGAGCAAGCATTTGTTGGGAGAAGAATTGGGACTAGTACAATCTAGGGTACAACGATACAATGATTTATGTCAACGCGCAATGAAACTGAGTGAAGAGGGATCTCTTTCTCTGGACAGTTTTAGTTATGCAATGGGTGCACTAGATGAAGCTTTTGGAACCTGTGTGAATATGAATAATTCTAGTAAGAGCCTCACAGAAGCTGGCACATCAGACACACATGGTCTACTCTGCATTGAAGAAGACAACCAGAGTAGAAGCACAGggaagacaaataaaaaaaagaatccaacgaagaaaagaaag GTGAACTCTGAATCTGATGTTATGACTGTTGGGGCACAAGAAAGCTTGCAGCAAATG GACAAAGTAAGCTCAAGAGCAGTAACCCTTGATAGCTACTACAGCACACAACAGGGGATGCAAGGAATG GTACAACTGAACTTAATGGCACCAACACGTGATAATTACTATGGGAATCAACAGACCATTCAGGGGCTG GGGCAATTGAACTCAATAGCACCAAGCCACGATGGTTATTACAGTGCTCCACAGAGCATGCATGGGCTG GGACAGATGGATTTTTTCCGAACTCCAACTGGTTTCACTTATGGCATTCGA GATGATCCCAATGTGAGGGCCGCACAGTTGCATGATGATGCATCCAGACATGCCTGA
- the LOC121250615 gene encoding protein FAR-RED IMPAIRED RESPONSE 1-like isoform X1 yields MSGFVDEVHNRDGGAVSSSKRDVIAFEGDTDFEPRNGIEFESHEAAYSFYQEYAKSMGFTTSIKNSRRSKKSKEFIDAKFACSRYGVTPESDGGSSRRPSVKKTDCKASMHVKRRPDGKWIIHEFLKEHNHELLPALAYHFRIHRNVKLAEKNNIDILHAVSERTRKMYVEMSRQSGGYQNIGFLQSDISYPLDKVQHLTLDEGDAQVMLEFFKRIQKENPNFFYAMDLNEEQQLRNLFWVDAKSRHDYISFNDVVSFDTSYIKSNDKFPFAPFVGVNHHSQSMLLGCALVADESKTTFVWLMKTWLRAMGGQAPKVLITDQDNALKAAIEEVFLNTRHCFSLWHVLEKIPESLAHVIKQHENFLPKFNKCILKSWTDEQFDMRWWKMVTRFELQDDEWIRSLYEDRKKWVPTYMGDTFLAGMSTPQRSESMNSFFDKYIHKKITLKEFVKQYGIILQNRYEEEAIADFDTCHKQPALRSPSPWEKQLSTVYTHAIFKKFQVEVLGVVGCHPKKESDDGTTTTFRVQDCEKGEYFMVTWNEIKLEVSCFCRLFEYRGFLCRHAMIVLQICGLSSIPPNYILKRWTKDAKSRQSKVEGTERMQTRVQRYNDLCKQAIELSEEGSLSEESYSIAFRTLVEALKNCVNVNNSTINAAETSSNAHGLREEEENQRSLRAKTSKRKNTYKKRKVPSEPDAIVVEAQESLQPMDGLSSDGMTLSGYYGAQQNVQGLVQLNLMEPPHDGYYVNQHSMQGLGQLNSLAPSHDGFFGSQQGIHGLGQLDFRPPTNFSYSLQLQDEPDLRSSQLHNSASRHA; encoded by the exons ATGAGTGGTTTTGTGGATGAAGTCCATAATAGAGATGGTGGGGCTGTTAGTTCTTCTAAACGCGATGTTATAGCATTTGAAGGAGATACAGATTTTGAGCCACGGAATGGCATCGAATTTGAATCGCATGAGGCAGCATACTCATTCTATCAAGAATATGCTAAATCTATGGGATTCACCACTTCAATTAAAAACAGTCGTCGATCAAAGAAATCAAAAGAGTTTATTGATGCCAAATTTGCATGTTCTAGATATGGAGTCACTCCGGAATCAGATGGTGGGAGTAGTCGGCGACCAAGTGTGAAAAAAACAGACTGCAAAGCCAGCATGCATGTGAAGAGAAGACCAGATGGGAAATGGATCATTCATGAATTTCTAAAGGAGCATAATCATGAACTTTTACCTGCTCTAGCATATCATTTTCGGATTCATAGAAATGTAAAGTTAGCTGAGAAGAATAATATTGACATTTTACATGCTGTTAGCGAACGAACAAGAAAGATGTATGTTGAGATGTCTAGACAATCTGGTGGATATCAAAATATTGGGTTTCTTCAGAGTGACATAAGTTATCCGTTGGATAAAGTCCAGCACTTGACTTTGGATGAGGGAGATGCACAAGTTATGCTTGAGTTTTTTAAGCGTATCCAAAAGGAAAATCCTAACTTCTTCTATGCGATGGATCTTAACGAGGAGCAGCAATTGAGAAATCTTTTTTGGGTTGATGCCAAAAGTAGGCATGATTACATCAGTTTTAACGATGTTGTTTCTTTTGATACTTCGTATATCAAAAGCAATGATAAGTTTCCATTTGCTCCTTTTGTTGGAGTGAATCATCACTCTCAATCCATGTTGCTTGGATGTGCATTGGTTGCAGATGAGAGTAAAACGACATTTGTTTGGTTAATGAAGACATGGCTCAGAGCAATGGGTGGGCAAGCTCCCAAAGTGCTAATCACTGATCAAGACAATGCCTTGAAGGCAGCCATCGAGGAAGTCTTCCTGAATACACGCCATTGCTTTTCTCTTTGGCATGTATTGGAAAAAATCCCTGAAAGCTTGGCTCATGTGATCAAACAGCATGAAAATTTTCTGCCAAAATTTAATAAGTGCATTCTCAAGTCATGGACAGATGAACAGTTTGACATGAGATGGTGGAAAATGGTCACTAGGTTTGAACTTCAAGATGATGAATGGATACGGTCCTTGTATGAAGATCGAAAAAAGTGGGTCCCTACTTATATGGGTGATACATTTTTAGCTGGAATGTCTACACCTCAGCGCTCCGAAAGTATGAACTCTTTTTTCGACAAATACATTCATAAGAAAATAACTCTGAAAGAGTTTGTGAAACAATATGGGATAATTCTACAAAATAGGTATGAAGAGGAAGCAATAGCAGATTTTGATACATGTCATAAACAGCCTGCATTAAGGTCTCCTTCACCTTGGGAAAAACAATTGTCAACAGTTTACACGCATGCAATATTCAAGAAGTTTCAAGTTGAGGTTTTAGGCGTAGTTGGCTGCCATCCTAAAAAAGAAAGTGACGATGGAACAACTACTACATTTAGAGTTCAAGATTGTGAAAAGGGTGAATATTTTATGGTAACATGGAATGAAATAAAGTTAGAGGTTTCTTGTTTCTGTCGCTTGTTTGAATACAGAGGTTTCCTTTGTAGGCATGCAATGATAGTTCTCCAAATCTGTGGTCTTTCAAGCATCCCGCctaattatattttgaagagGTGGACAAAAGATGCTAAGAGCAGGCAATCAAAGGTTGAAGGAACAGAAAGGATGCAGACTAGGGTACAGCGTTACAATGATTTATGTAAACAAGCCATTGAATTGAGTGAAGAAGGATCATTATCCGAAGAGAGTTATAGTATTGCTTTTCGGACACTAGTGGAAGCTCTGAAAAATTGTGTGAATGTGAACAACTCTACTATCAATGCTGCAGAAACTAGTAGCAATGCTCATGGTCTTCGTGAAGAAGAGGAGAATCAAAGAAGTCTGAGGGCTAAAACAAGTAAGAGGAAGAATacatataagaaaagaaag GTACCCTCAGAGCCAGATGCTATAGTTGTTGAGGCACAAGAAAGCTTGCAACCAATG GATGGTCTAAGCTCAGATGGAATGACCCTTAGTGGATACTATGGTGCTCAACAGAATGTTCAAGGACTG GTGCAGTTGAACTTGATGGAGCCACCCCATGATGGATACTATGTTAATCAACATAGCATGCAGGGCCTG GGACAATTGAATTCGTTAGCACCCAGCCATGATGGTTTTTTTGGCTCTCAACAAGGCATTCATGGGCTG GGACAATTGGATTTTCGACCACCAACAAATTTCAGTTATAGCCTTCAG TTGCAGGATGAACCCGATTTGAGATCCTCACAGTTGCACAACAGTGCTTCGAGGCATGCATGA
- the LOC121250088 gene encoding LOW QUALITY PROTEIN: probable protein S-acyltransferase 19 (The sequence of the model RefSeq protein was modified relative to this genomic sequence to represent the inferred CDS: inserted 1 base in 1 codon), whose product MVRKHGWQLPAHTFQVVAITVFCLLVVAFYAFFAPFLGGRTWEYILVATYSPVALLVFILYVRCTAINPADPGIMSKFDPAVTNELNTNNRLSVKDLSRKFDEIASREHLSSPSSASRSSIAGANSSKKGSINEIREVNIPPGPTSRNSCSKIEGIFCALFVHEDCRKQEGAAEEQGTGEDALFCTLCNAEVRKFSKHCRSCDKCVDGFDHHCRWLNNCVGHKNYATFIALMAISLLWLVIEAGVGTAVLVLCFVHKKSMEAEIIDRLGNGFTRPPXATVVAVCTVVSMLACLPLGELFFFHILLIRKGITTYEFVVAMRAMSEPQGGVSIDEGLANIIYSPSGSATTGLSGGSSLGPQYKGAWCTPPRVFVDYQDEVVPHLEPGMVPSTVDPDATGIAEGPPKLPKRPVRISAWKLAKLDSNEAMRAAAKARASSSVLRPVDNCHLQDPDLSSSGNMSIRSSVSTEMGSNKEIKNVMRLSSLRKSFAPSQGSRDEYETGTQSVSSFSSPSHVHEAVTLSPLPQGHGLGRFSAVSSFPNLVHDPPLTSKASFANVNTSTSHPLGSDEKTMQKGSTDSLLLSAPTTSILRDVKRTSVVWDQEAGRFVSIPVSASEARNRSSTQIGLPSSSAETSTYNRRPVFAPQESSSSAVKAPVPQAEKLMYTGDSIFFGGPLLSLPVRENLKNERMLGSRECQERLALNLSRESRFKRDSASNQLPVFVPISFEHKPPSGSGS is encoded by the exons ATGGTGAGAAAACACGGATGGCAACTACCTGCTCACACCTTTCAG GTTGTTGCAATTACTGTATTCTGCTTGTTAGTGGTTGCATTCTATGCTTTCTTCGCTCCTTTCCTCGGAGGCCGTACATGGGAGTACATTCTGGTTGCCACTTACTCTCCAGtg GCACTCCTTGTTTTCATTCTTTATGTACGTTGTACTGCAATTAACCCAGCAGATCCTGGCATTATGTCTAAATTTGATCCTGCGGTAACAAATGAACTCAATACTAATAACCGGTTATCTGTGAAAGACCTATCTAGAAAGTTTGATGAAATTGCAAGCAGGGAGCATCTTTCATCTCCATCATCAGCTTCCAGAAGTTCTATTGCTGGGGCTAACTCTAGTAAGAAAGGTTCTATAAATGAAATTCGGGAAGTGAATATACCCCCTGGACCAACAAGCAGAAATTCCTGTTCTAAAATTGAAGGAATCTTCTGTGCATTGTTTGTACATGAAGATTGCCGCAAACAGGAAGGGGCAGCCGAGGAGCAGGGAACCGGTGAAGATGCTTTGTTCTGCACATTGTGCAATGCTGAG GTTCGCAAGTTTAGCAAACACTGTAGAAGTTGCGATAAATGTGTGGATGGTTTTGATCACCACTGCCGG TGGCTTAACAATTGTGTGGGGCACAAAAATTATGCAACTTTTATTGCTCTCATGGCCATTAGTCTTCTTTGG CTTGTTATTGAAGCTGGAGTTGGTACTGCTGTTCTAGTGCTTTGCTTTGTTCACAAGAAAAGCATGGAGGCTGAAATCATTGATCGGCTTGGAAATGGTTTCACTCGTCCCC TTGCAACAGTTGTG GCTGTATGTACTGTAGTTTCCATGCTGGCATGTCTACCTTTGGGTGAATTGTTCTTCTTTCACATTCTTTTAATTAGAAAG GGTATTACAACCTATGAGTTTGTTGTGGCAATGAGAGCCATGAGTGAGCCACAGGGAGGGGTGTCTATTGATGAGGGGCTGGCAAATATAATTTACTCCCCATCGGGGTCTGCTACAACTGGTTTGAGCGGCGGAAGTTCCCTGGGTCCCCAATACAAGGGGGCTTGGTGTACCCCTCCTAGGGTATTTGTGGACTATCAG GACGAAGTTGTGCCTCACTTGGAGCCTGGAATGGTTCCATCAACTGTAGATCCGGATGCAACTGGAATTGCAGAAGGaccaccaaagttacccaaaaGGCCTGTCCGTATCAGTGCCTGGAAGCTTGCAAAGTTAGATTCTAATGAAGCCATGAGAGCAGCAGCCAAAGCCAGGGCATCGTCCTCTGTTCTACGGCCAGTTGATAACTGCCATTTACAGGATCCAGATTTAAGCTCCAGTGGCAACATGAGCATCAGAAGTAGTGTGAGCACTGAAATGGGGTCAAATAAAGAGATAAAGAATGTTATGAGATTATCTTCCTTGAGGAAATCTTTTGCTCCGAGCCAAGGTAGCCGGGATGAGTATGAAACAGGGACTCAAAGTGTGAGCAGCTTCAGCAGTCCAAGCCATGTTCATGAAGCGGTAACCCTTAGTCCTCTACCTCAAGGTCATGGTTTGGGTCGTTTTAGTGCAGTTAGCTCTTTCCCAAACTTAGTTCACGATCCTCCATTAACATCCAAGGCATCTTTTGCAAATGTCAACACCTCGACGTCCCATCCTTTGGGATCTGATGAAAAGACCATGCAGAAGGGGAGTACTGATTCTTTACTGCTTTCAGCTCCAACTACTTCTATTCTCAGAGATGTTAAAAGGACATCTGTTGTCTGGGACCAAGAAGCTGGGAGATTCGTGTCAATTCCAGTATCAGCTTCAGAAGCTAGAAACAGATCATCCACACAAATAGGATTGCCAAGTTCTAGTGCAGAAACAAGCACTTATAACAGAAGGCCCGTTTTTGCACCGCAAGAATCTTCATCTTCTGCAGTGAAGGCTCCAGTTCCACAAGCAGAGAAGCTGATGTACACAGGAGACTCTATATTCTTTGGTGGTCCGCTTTTGAGTTTACCAGTAAGGGAAAATTTGAAGAACGAACGAATGTTGGGTTCTAGAGAGTGCCAAGAGAGATTGGCCCTTAATTTATCTCGGGAGTCTAGATTCAAAAGGGATTCAGCGTCAAACCAGCTTCCTGTGTTTGTCCCAATAAGTTTCGAGCATAAGCCCCCATCTGGCTCTGGTTCATAG
- the LOC121250615 gene encoding protein FAR-RED IMPAIRED RESPONSE 1-like isoform X2, whose product MSGFVDEVHNRDGGAVSSSKRDVIAFEGDTDFEPRNGIEFESHEAAYSFYQEYAKSMGFTTSIKNSRRSKKSKEFIDAKFACSRYGVTPESDGGSSRRPSVKKTDCKASMHVKRRPDGKWIIHEFLKEHNHELLPALAYHFRIHRNVKLAEKNNIDILHAVSERTRKMYVEMSRQSGGYQNIGFLQSDISYPLDKVQHLTLDEGDAQVMLEFFKRIQKENPNFFYAMDLNEEQQLRNLFWVDAKSRHDYISFNDVVSFDTSYIKSNDKFPFAPFVGVNHHSQSMLLGCALVADESKTTFVWLMKTWLRAMGGQAPKVLITDQDNALKAAIEEVFLNTRHCFSLWHVLEKIPESLAHVIKQHENFLPKFNKCILKSWTDEQFDMRWWKMVTRFELQDDEWIRSLYEDRKKWVPTYMGDTFLAGMSTPQRSESMNSFFDKYIHKKITLKEFVKQYGIILQNRYEEEAIADFDTCHKQPALRSPSPWEKQLSTVYTHAIFKKFQVEVLGVVGCHPKKESDDGTTTTFRVQDCEKGEYFMVTWNEIKLEVSCFCRLFEYRGFLCRHAMIVLQICGLSSIPPNYILKRWTKDAKSRQSKVEGTERMQTRVQRYNDLCKQAIELSEEGSLSEESYSIAFRTLVEALKNCVNVNNSTINAAETSSNAHGLREEEENQRSLRAKTSKRKNTYKKRKVPSEPDAIVVEAQESLQPMDGLSSDGMTLSGYYGAQQNVQGLVQLNLMEPPHDGYYVNQHSMQGLGQLNSLAPSHDGFFGSQQGIHGLGQLDFRPPTNFSYSLQDEPDLRSSQLHNSASRHA is encoded by the exons ATGAGTGGTTTTGTGGATGAAGTCCATAATAGAGATGGTGGGGCTGTTAGTTCTTCTAAACGCGATGTTATAGCATTTGAAGGAGATACAGATTTTGAGCCACGGAATGGCATCGAATTTGAATCGCATGAGGCAGCATACTCATTCTATCAAGAATATGCTAAATCTATGGGATTCACCACTTCAATTAAAAACAGTCGTCGATCAAAGAAATCAAAAGAGTTTATTGATGCCAAATTTGCATGTTCTAGATATGGAGTCACTCCGGAATCAGATGGTGGGAGTAGTCGGCGACCAAGTGTGAAAAAAACAGACTGCAAAGCCAGCATGCATGTGAAGAGAAGACCAGATGGGAAATGGATCATTCATGAATTTCTAAAGGAGCATAATCATGAACTTTTACCTGCTCTAGCATATCATTTTCGGATTCATAGAAATGTAAAGTTAGCTGAGAAGAATAATATTGACATTTTACATGCTGTTAGCGAACGAACAAGAAAGATGTATGTTGAGATGTCTAGACAATCTGGTGGATATCAAAATATTGGGTTTCTTCAGAGTGACATAAGTTATCCGTTGGATAAAGTCCAGCACTTGACTTTGGATGAGGGAGATGCACAAGTTATGCTTGAGTTTTTTAAGCGTATCCAAAAGGAAAATCCTAACTTCTTCTATGCGATGGATCTTAACGAGGAGCAGCAATTGAGAAATCTTTTTTGGGTTGATGCCAAAAGTAGGCATGATTACATCAGTTTTAACGATGTTGTTTCTTTTGATACTTCGTATATCAAAAGCAATGATAAGTTTCCATTTGCTCCTTTTGTTGGAGTGAATCATCACTCTCAATCCATGTTGCTTGGATGTGCATTGGTTGCAGATGAGAGTAAAACGACATTTGTTTGGTTAATGAAGACATGGCTCAGAGCAATGGGTGGGCAAGCTCCCAAAGTGCTAATCACTGATCAAGACAATGCCTTGAAGGCAGCCATCGAGGAAGTCTTCCTGAATACACGCCATTGCTTTTCTCTTTGGCATGTATTGGAAAAAATCCCTGAAAGCTTGGCTCATGTGATCAAACAGCATGAAAATTTTCTGCCAAAATTTAATAAGTGCATTCTCAAGTCATGGACAGATGAACAGTTTGACATGAGATGGTGGAAAATGGTCACTAGGTTTGAACTTCAAGATGATGAATGGATACGGTCCTTGTATGAAGATCGAAAAAAGTGGGTCCCTACTTATATGGGTGATACATTTTTAGCTGGAATGTCTACACCTCAGCGCTCCGAAAGTATGAACTCTTTTTTCGACAAATACATTCATAAGAAAATAACTCTGAAAGAGTTTGTGAAACAATATGGGATAATTCTACAAAATAGGTATGAAGAGGAAGCAATAGCAGATTTTGATACATGTCATAAACAGCCTGCATTAAGGTCTCCTTCACCTTGGGAAAAACAATTGTCAACAGTTTACACGCATGCAATATTCAAGAAGTTTCAAGTTGAGGTTTTAGGCGTAGTTGGCTGCCATCCTAAAAAAGAAAGTGACGATGGAACAACTACTACATTTAGAGTTCAAGATTGTGAAAAGGGTGAATATTTTATGGTAACATGGAATGAAATAAAGTTAGAGGTTTCTTGTTTCTGTCGCTTGTTTGAATACAGAGGTTTCCTTTGTAGGCATGCAATGATAGTTCTCCAAATCTGTGGTCTTTCAAGCATCCCGCctaattatattttgaagagGTGGACAAAAGATGCTAAGAGCAGGCAATCAAAGGTTGAAGGAACAGAAAGGATGCAGACTAGGGTACAGCGTTACAATGATTTATGTAAACAAGCCATTGAATTGAGTGAAGAAGGATCATTATCCGAAGAGAGTTATAGTATTGCTTTTCGGACACTAGTGGAAGCTCTGAAAAATTGTGTGAATGTGAACAACTCTACTATCAATGCTGCAGAAACTAGTAGCAATGCTCATGGTCTTCGTGAAGAAGAGGAGAATCAAAGAAGTCTGAGGGCTAAAACAAGTAAGAGGAAGAATacatataagaaaagaaag GTACCCTCAGAGCCAGATGCTATAGTTGTTGAGGCACAAGAAAGCTTGCAACCAATG GATGGTCTAAGCTCAGATGGAATGACCCTTAGTGGATACTATGGTGCTCAACAGAATGTTCAAGGACTG GTGCAGTTGAACTTGATGGAGCCACCCCATGATGGATACTATGTTAATCAACATAGCATGCAGGGCCTG GGACAATTGAATTCGTTAGCACCCAGCCATGATGGTTTTTTTGGCTCTCAACAAGGCATTCATGGGCTG GGACAATTGGATTTTCGACCACCAACAAATTTCAGTTATAGCCTTCAG GATGAACCCGATTTGAGATCCTCACAGTTGCACAACAGTGCTTCGAGGCATGCATGA